TAATATTTATAGTATTATTTAACCATGAATAACCATAACTTGAAATCGTAACTTCTTCTAAATTATTTATACCGCTTAGATTAATATTACTTAGCAATACTCGTTCTAAATTTAGGACTTTGATATTTGGGCAACCTTGAAAATTTAAATAATTTAAATACTCTGAAATAGACAAATGTGTTAAAGAGGGAATATTTAAAGTAAGTGTCTGGAAATTTCCACCTTGAATATTCAATTTCTTAAGACCGGTACAATTATCTACATTAAGCGCTGAAAGATAATAACCAGCAGCAAATAATTCTGTAAGGGAAGTCATCCCGCTAACATCAAAAGAGGTGAAGTTATTGTTCGGTATAAATTGTACAGAGAGTTTCGTAAGATTTGTGAAACTTTTAATACCTGTAATATCGCCGATTTGCGATCCCACTGTACTCGTTGTTCCATTAATATCAAGAGTTTTTATTAAACTTGCTTCGCTAGCCTGAATTTCGTTGTCGCCGTTAAGATCTATAGCAACAGGATTGTGGTTAACGTCGAGAGCGATATAATTTGTATTATTTGCAGATAATAAATAAGATTTAAAGTTCGGATCTGGAATATTTAAGATTTGTGCTTTAAATATAGGCAGAATACTTACGAAAAGAATGAGGTAAAGTTTTTTCATAAATTTTATTGGTTTATCATTTTTTATGTGAGTTTTTTTAGCATTACTTAATTGCTATTTAATGGTATCTAAAAAATATACTTAATTGAAATTAATTTTTTATGAATTTCTGTACCATAACCTGATCTTTTGTAAACAATCTGATCATATAGCTTCCTTTAGCAAGTTCAGAGGTGTTGACAGAATTATTGCTTACGCTTATTGAATTTAAAATCCTTCCAGCTGTATCATAGATTTCTGCCTTTACAATCTTCTCTTTTGACTTTATGAATACAATATCTTTTACCGGATTCGGATAGATACTGAACTGGTCTTTATCATTAGTAATTTCGGATGTTCCTAAGGTATTCTGAACAGAAGTTGTAGCAGTATTCGTAATGATAGGCGCATTATAATCAAAATAGATCTTGGCTGTATTACTGAAACTATCTCCGATAACCAAATTAGATTTTGTTTTGATTTTAAATGAAACATATCCGTCATTATTCGCATTATCAAAAGGAAGCTGAATGTTTTCAAAAATAAATTCGACTACATTTCCATTGATTCTCGTTACAAAATTATGGCTTCCATTAAGAGGAATCAAACTGGATAAATCGAATTTCGTAAGATCAATTTCGTCTTTTACCACAATATTTTTCGCATTGGCTGTCCCTGTATTTTCAAATCTGATTAGGTAATGAACGTAATCTCCAACTTTTGCTTGTGCAATTGAGGTTCCTTCAAGGCATGTTTTGTCATTGGGATCAAAAGAATTAACTACAGGTTGATTTAAAGTAAATATATTATCTGTTGGTGTATCATCTGTACCTCCATTAATCTGTGCTGTGTAGTGCAATAGATCTCCGCCATTTAAGGGTGGTGTTTGTGTTGGTGTGTTTAATGTAAAGGTTAATGTAACTTCTTTAGTCTCGAAGGGTAAAATATTGGTAAAATTCCAGGATAATATTCCAGTTGACTGAGTGTTTGGAGCAATCGTGGAGTTTAGATAATTCATCAGATTGTCATCAAAATTATAAACTAAAGTTCCCGATTGTGATGTGTTACCTTTATTTTTGAAAAAAACTTTATATTTTGTATCAAAACCTGGTACAGCAGCAGTCACAGGAATAATGATAATTTCTAGATCGTTATGTGTTCCATTGGCGGACATGCAAAAATTTTGAGTAAGGGGACTTGTTTGTGTAGGAAAATTTGCAGTTACATTTGTTGGTGAAATATTAAAATAAGTAGGGTTTTCTAATACAGGTGTAATGGTATAATTGCCGGCTTGAACTGGAATTGAATAATTTCCTGAAGCATTTGCTATCATATTACCGGCATTATAAGGATTTGTTATTGAGAATTTTTGAAACGCTTTTATAGGATCATTGATGTCACAACCATTATTATTGGAATCATATTTCGTGCTTCCCTGTATGGTATAAGAATTTCCTCCGGGAGCAAAAGAACAATATGAGTTTAATACAACATTAGGCTGATTGTAATAATTGACCAGTGCATTTATCGCTCCCAACTCGATATCATCAACGCATATATAACTTAAACTTGGTGTGTTTGAAAAATATGGAGTTGCTCCTTGAGTATAGTTATTTTTTCCGTTCTTAATATTAAAGCTTACGAGATTGGGATTATTAGAAAAATTAAAATTACCAAGCTGTGTAAGTTGTCCCACATCAATTGTAGTAAAAAGATTATAATCAATATATAAATTTGCCACATTAGGAGCCTCCCCAAACGGAATGGTTACAAGCTTATTATGTGAGGCAACAATGTTTGTCAAATTATTATTGTTATTTAAAATTAATGTTGTAATTAAATTATTATTACATTCTAAAGTGACCAGATTTGGGAAATTGGAAATATCTACCGATACTAATTGATTTCCACTACATGAGAGACTTTGTAGATTGGGGGAGTTAGTAATTGAGAAACCAGAAAGTTGATTGTTAGCGATAGATAAAGTCTGCAGACTGTTCAAATTATCAAAAGAAACGTTAGTAAGATTGTTGTTGGCTACATGTATAAGTGTAAGGTTGGATAATCCTGTTATTTGAAGATTAGTCAAAGCATTATTAAAAGCACTTAAAGCCGTAAGATTGGTAAACTGATTGATACCTGTAAGATCAGCAATCATATTACCTGTTTGACCGGGAATAAAAAGTTCTGATACATTCAATGCTTCTGAAACCTGAATTTCACTATCTCCGTTTGTATCAATTACAATTTTTTGGTGGTTATTGTTGTATGCGATCCCGTTTGTTGTGTTTGCTGACAGAAGTTTGGCTTTAAAATTAGCATCTGGAATATTCACAATCTGTGCCTGAAACATAGCAAATATAATCAGAGAAATGATTAAGTAGATTTTTTTCATGTATTACTAGTTAGTAGTTATTTTTTTATTTTAAAAAGCAAAAATAAGCCATCAATAGTATATATCAATGGCTTATTATTTAATTATTGTTAAAATGTCTGTTTTTTTTATTGATTTTCTATCAAATCTAAAAATTGTTGTTCATCAAGGATCTCAATAGTCCCGATATCCTGAGCTTTTTTCAATTTACTGCCGGCTTTTTCGCCCACAACAAGATAATTAAGGTTTTTAGAAACCGCAGAAATATTTTTTCCACCGTGTTTTTCCACCATATCCTCTGCAGATTCTCTTGTGAACAGAGACAGTTTTCCGGTGAACAGGAATGTTTTTCCATCCAGAACATGGGATAAAACTTCGTTGGTACTTTCTCCTTTTTCAAGCTGAACACCGTAGGTTTTTAAGCGTTCAATCATTAAAATATTTTCCGGATTATTGAAGAACGCTTCAATACTATATGCAATTTTACCTCCTATATCTTCCACCTGACACAATTCTTCGGCAGTTGCATTTTTCAGGTCATCAATAGTAGGGAAGTTTTTAACCAGTTTCTTGGCAACTGTTTCTCCTACATGTTTGATACCGATTCCATACAATACTTTCTCAAAAGGAATTTCCTTAGATTTTTCAATTCCTGAGATAATATTTTGTGCCGACTTTTCAGCCATTCTTTCCAGCGGAAGTAATTGTTCTTTGGTTAAAGTGTAAAAGTCTGCCGGATTTTCAATTAATTTTTCCCGGTAGAGTTGTTCAATGGTTTCGCTCCCTAAATTTTCTATGTTTAAAGCCTTTCTTGAAACATAATGAATCATTCTTCCTACTACCTGCGGAGGGCAGTGGAGTTCATTCGGACAGAAATGAATCGCCTGATCTTCCACTTTTATAAGTTCGGTTCCGCATTCAGGACAATGTTTAATGTATTCGATTTCCCTGCTTTTTTCTGTTCTTTTGTCTTTGTTGACACCCACAATTTTGGGTATAATTTCACCTCCTTTTTCTACATAAACAAAATCGTGTTCATGCAGATCCAGCTTTTTAATGATATCTTCATTATGAAGAGATGCCCTCTTAACAGTGGTTCCTGCCAATAGAACAGGTTTCAGATTAGCTACCGGAGTAATGGCTCCTGTTCTTCCGACCTGATAGGATACACTTTGTAATTCCGTTTCTACTTTTTCAGCTTTAAATTTATAGGCCATTGCCCAGCGAGGTGATTTTGCAGTATATCCAAGTTGTCTCTGCTGTTGTAAAGAATTTACTTTTAGTACAATTCCATCAATTTCAAAAGGAAGATTATGTCGTTCTGTATCCCAGAAAGTAATGAAATCTTTTACTTCATCTAAAGTTTTACAAAGTTTTGCCTGTTGGGAAGTTTTGAAACCCCAGGTCTGAGCTTTTTGAAGCAATTCCCAATGCGTTTCTGCCGGAATTTCCTCGGAAATAAACTGATACAATACAGAAGAAAGCCCGCGTTTTCTTACCTCACCACTATCCTGCATTTTCAAACTTCCGCTTGCCGTATTTCGTGGATTCATAAAAGGATCTAATCCTTCTTCCTCTCTTAGTTTATTGATTTTATCGAAATTTTTTCTCGTCAGATATATTTCCCCACGCATGAAAAAACGATACGGAAAATCTCCTTTCAATGTCAAAGGAATATCTGAAATAGTACGTACGTTAGCAGTGATCTCATCTCCCTGGAAACCGTCTCCACGAGTAACTCCCTGTATCAGTTTACCATTTTCATACAAAATAGAAATAGAAGCACCATCATATTTTAATTCTGCAACAAATTCCACGGGGCCGGTAATCGTTTTAATAATTCGCTTTTCCCAGTCTTCAAGATCATCAAAATCATAGGAATTATCCAGGGAATACATTCTGAACTGATGCTGAATAGTAGGAAAGACTTTAGTGATCCCACCTCCAACACGTACACTGGGAGAGTTGGCATCATAAAATTCCGGGTGCTTTGCTTCGAGATCCTGAAGTTCCTTTAATAATTGGTCAAATTCAAAATCTGAAATGGTAGGTTCATCCAGTAAATAATAATTTTCATTATGCTGATGAAGTTCTTTACGAAGCTGTTCTATCTTTTGTTGAATGTTTTCGGACATTGCTATTTTTTCTTTTAAGCAAAAATAGCTAAAACTAATATCATTAAGAAAATAACATAATTAAATAATATGGATACATTAAAAATTTGTAATACATGATAAGTTGTTGATTGCCATTTCTTTATTTTATTTGTTAGTAATAGCTTAACATATCGTTCTAATTTAATTAAAGAAATGTTAAAATTTCCTTAAATAGCAAGCTTGTACAGACCCAATACCTTTGCCCCAGCTAATTTGAAAAGATGAGAAAAGTAAAGATTGTATTGGGATTATTGTTTTTGAGCTTTGGTACAATGGCTTATGCACAGACCACACAGGCATCCATTACCGGAAAAATCACCGGGACTAAAGCCCAGGAAAAAGTAAAGGTAACCATCGTTAATGAGTCTACAGGTTTTAGAACAGAAACTGAAACCAATTCAAAAGGAGAGTATATTTTTAAAGAAATTCCTCTTGGTGGTCCTTATACGGTTATTGTAAACGATGAAAAAAGAGAGGGCTACAATGTCAATTTTGGAGATCAGGTTACCGTAGATGTTAATCTTGGGGATCATGAAAAGGTAATTGAAACCGTAGTTGTAACGGGAAACCTTAAAAATAAGATCGGAAATCTTGGTGCGGCAACAGCTATTTCTGCTAAAAACATGGGAATATTGCCAGTTAATGGAAGAAACTTTACCAATCTTACAGAATTGTCTCCGTTAAGTGGAAAGGGAGGGAATTTATCAGGACAATTAGGATCTTCAACCAACTTTACCATCGATGGAATGACTGCCAAGAATCCAACTTCTGCAGGATCTACAACCAGCCGAAGTGGCGCACCCTATTCCATTTCAATTGAAGCAGTACGTGAATTTAAAATTACGACCAACCAGTATGATGTTACATTGGGAAGAAGTGGAGGAGGTACGGTGAGTGCTGTAACGAAATCAGGAACCAATACCTTTACGGGAAGTGCCTGGGAATATCTGAGAACAGGATGGTTATCCAGCAAATATGATATCAGGGGAAATGAAAGGGTAAACGACTTTTCAACCTCACAGTTCGGGGTATCTTTAGGAGGTCCGATTATTAAAAATAAGTTGCATTTCTTTGCCGCATGGGATCATCAATTGGATTCCAGGCCTTTGATCATTGCAGATGTAAGAACTAAAGATGATGCTTTAAGGTTTAATGTAACCAATGAAACACTTAATCAGGTTTTAAATATTGGGAGAGCTAAATATGGTGTCGGAAATACTCCGCAATTCGGAAGCTTTGATAAAGTAAGGAATTCTGATGCCGGATTCCTACGTTTAGACTGGCAGATCAACCCTAAAAACTTACTAACCTTAAGAAATAACTTTACTTATGATTTTAATAAAAACGGATTGGCAGATAACACAGCCATCAACTTTTTTGAATCATATGGAAATGATAAAAACCTGGATAATAGCTTATTATTAACCTTAAGATCAAATCTGAAGTCAAATCTTACCAATGAATTAAAAGCACAATATTTATATACTTACCAGAACAGCTACCAGAACAATCAGTTGGGGCATGCTGTTCCCAGGGCAATTGTAGAACGTGTACCGTCTACCATTGATGGAAAGGACCTTACAACCAATATCCAGATCGGCGGACACCGTTTCGGACAGGAAAGCTTTAGAAATAATGTATTCCAGATCGTAGACAATTTATACTATAATACAGATAAGATTAAATATACAGCAGGTATCGACCTGATGTACACGAAATCAAAATCTATTTATGGTAGCGAGGTGAACGGAAGATTTCAATTCTTAGGAATTGATAATTTTAATAACCTTACGCCTTACAGGTTTTACAGAGAGGTTCCTTTAATGGATGATCCTTCTGTAAAATCGAACATTTGGAATGTTGGCGTATATGGTCAGATTCAAACAAAAATTGCTAAAGGACTTGACTTAATGGCTGGTTTAAGGCTGGATTATGGTGGATATCCTAAAGCCGAGCTTAATCAAAAGCTATATGATCAAATGGGAATCAGAACCGATAACCGTATTAAATCATTTGTTATTCAACCCAGATTTCAATTTGACTGGAATATCAATGAAGAAAGCAAAGACTTCTTGAAATTTGGTGCAGGAATCTTCTCTTCGGATATCAACAATTATATGGTGATCAACAACCTTGTATTTGACGGAAGACACTTGGCAACGGTAGATGTGACTGGTAAAGATGTTCCTGTCCCGAACTTCACCAGCTATAGGAATGATTACGGAACTGTTCCTACTTTATCACAATATCAGATTCCTACCATTAATTATACAGGTAAAGATGCTAAAATTCCAATCGTTTATAAGGCGAATATCTCCTATACTCACTTCTTTAATGAAAGATTCAGAGCGGGTGTTGCTGCTTATGCTGCCTTAGGAAGAAACAATTATTTCTATTATGACAGAAACATGGTAGCCAATCCTTATTTTACATTAAATAATGAAGGGGGAAGAGGTGTTTTTGTTCCTCTGAATACAGTAAATGCTAATGGAACTGTTGATTGGAAAGCAGGCAGAATTAATAATAATTTCGGAAGGGTACTTGAACTTGTAAGCGACGGGAAAGTAAATCAGTTTTCGTTTGTATTTGATACAAGTTACCGTTATTACAAAGATGGAGAAATTACAGCAAGCTACACATGGTCTGATATCAAGGATAATACCTCATATAATGGGAATGTTGCCAATTCTGCAACTTTATCCACAATGGTTGAAAGTGACCCGAGAAATCTGAGAATGACCTATTCCGATAATCAGTTCCGTAATAAGGTGGTATTGTATGGGAATTCACCTACCTTTTTTGGATTTACCGTAGGTATACGATATTCAGGGATAGGAGGAACCAGATTCTCAGTGACTTCCGGAGGAAATACGAACGGAGATTTTGTTGATACGAACGATCTGGCATACATATTCCCGAATCTTACACAGACTTTAATTGATAACCCTGAAGTAGGTAAAGCATTGAAAAACTATATCAGCGATTACAATAACAAAATTGCTGAACGTAATGGAGGTAAGAACGGTTTCTATGGAGTATGGGATATCCGTATTGCTAAGAAGATCAAGTTTGAAAAAATTGGTGGATTTGAACTTTCAGTTGATATTTTTAATGTTGCCAATCTTCTTAATAAAGAGTGGGGAGTCAATAAATCCTATGGAAATACAGCATTGTATAGAATTACAGGATTTGATGCAGCAACACAACAATATCAATATAAACTGAATACCAGTGGATTAGAACCTTTATCAGGTAATCCTTACCAGATTCAGTTAGGAGCGAAATATACTTTCTAAAATTTTAATACTACCTTTATGTCAAAGTCCCGGACTTTGACATTTTTAATTATCTGATTATATTATGAAAAATTTTATCTTAGGGTTAGCAGTTTTAAGTACAGTTGCAATGAAGGCACAAACCCAGATTATCGCACACAGAGGTTATTGGCAAACACAACCTCCAACCACCGAAAATTCATTAAAATCGTTGGAGAATGCCCAAAAGCTTAAGATTTATGGAGCTGAATTCGATGTGAGAATGACAAAGGATGGAGTCCTGGTCGTTAACCATGATGAGCACCATGGAAAAATGGAAATTTCCGAAACAGACTTCAAAGAGTTAGAAAAAGTGAAGCTTTCAAACGGTGAAAACTTCCCGACCCTTAAAGATTATCTGAAACAGGGAAAGAAAGATAAGTCTCTTAGACTGATTGTTGAAATTAAGCCCGATAAGACAAAAGAAAAAGAAGATGAGCTGGTTCAAAAAACAATCAAAACAATAAAGGACCTGAAACTGGAATCTCAGAGTGAATTTATTTCTTTCAGCCTGAATATTTGTAAAGAAATTAAAAAGGCAGAACCGAAATTTAAAGTTCAATACCTTAATGGAGAATTGTCTCCGGAACAGATTAAAAATGAAGGTCTGGACGGGATGGACTATCATTACAGTGTTTTCGACAAAAATCCGACATGGATTTCCGAAGCTAAAGAATTGGGTTTAATTACCAATTCATGGACTGTGAATGATATTGCGGTTTATGAGAAATTAAAAAGCCAGGGAATCGGTTTTATTACAACAAATATTCCTGATCAGTTAAAAGGTAAATAGACCTTAAAAGTTTATTTAAACGTAGATATTTTTTAGCAGCTTGCCCATGGCAAGCTGCTTTTTTTATAATATACATTCAGATGAGAACGGTTCTGGTGATCAAGTATTTGATTACTAGATTTTTATTGTGATGTGAAAGTAATGTATCATAAAAAGACAATAAAGATAATGAAATAAGCTATGCATATCACATTAAATAATATTCATCATTTTAATGTGCTGTTAACCAGAAAAGTACAAACCCTTGTTGATAATAAGTTCATATTGTGTTTAATATTTTTTTAATAAATGTTAAAATAGTATTAAAATCATCTTCACCAGTAGCTTTTACTTTTGCGCAAACAAAAAGATATGCGTAAACAGAAACAGAAACTATTGTTTTTATCATTTTTGGGATTAGTTAGTTCCAGCCTGACAGCCCAACAGAAAGCCAGGAAAGATACCATTAAAAATATTGATGAAGTGGTCGTTACTGCTTTAGGTATTAAAAGACACGATAAATCTTTAGGATATGTTGCTGAAACCATCAAATCTGAAGAGCTGTTAAAAACCCAGAATAATAACTGGGCTCAGGCTCTTGAAGGTAAAGTTGCCGGTTTGAAGATCCAAACAGCGGGAGCGGGGCCTTTAGGAAGCTCACTCATCAAACTTAGAGGTGATATCTCGATGAATATGGATCAGAATAATGCACTTATCGTAGTGGATGGTGTTCCATTAAGCAATTCAACCACAGGTACCGGATTTTCAGCCTATGGAGCAGGAGCAAAAGCTGATTTACCTATTGATTACGGGAATGGAATCAACAGCATCAACCCTGATGACATTGAAACAATAACAGTTTTAAAAGGATCTACCGCAGCAGCTTTATACGGATCACGAGGTGCGGGAGGTGCAGTAATGATCACAACTAAATCCGGAAAAACCAAAAAGGGAAAGATACAGGTTACCTTAAATTCCTATTCAAGCTATGATACAGTGCTAAAATGGCCGGACTATCAATATGAGTATGGTCAGGGGACTATGCAAAAGGATTCGAAAGGGAATTATTTCTATTCGTATGGGGCTTCACCGGATGGAGTAAATACCGGTGGTACTAGTAGTGCATTCGGGCCGAAATTTGCAGGCCAATATTATTTTCAATATGATCCCACATTGGAAGGTCAGAGTGCGGAACGAGAATTATGGAGACCTTACAAAGACAATATCAAAGGCTTCTGGCAAACAGGTAGCACATTTTCAAACAATATTGCTGTAGAGGCATCCAATGAAAATACCTCTTTCAGGTCCTCATTAACCTATCTTAAAAATGAGTGGATGATGCCTAATACGGGTTTCGACAGATTTAATGCAGCGATTTCTTTTGACCATAAGATCAATGAAAAATTAAAAATAGGAGTTAAATTCAACTATAATAAAATGACAAGTGATAACCTGCCTGCGACAGGTTACAGCAATCAATCGATTTCCTACTTCATGATTTTCCAGAACCCGAATGTAGATCTTGCCTGGTATCGGCCAATATGGAAAAAAGATAAATACCAGGTGGATCAGATCCATCCCTTCAGTTCCTATATTGATAATCCATACATGATCGCCTACGAAATGTTAAACGGGGTGGATAAGAATTTTATCACAGGAAACATAAACCTTAACTATAAATTGGCCAAAAACTTTGAGGTCATGTTCAGATCCGGTATGGAGCTCACCAATGAAGAACGTACTCAGCAAAGGCCATGGAGTTCTGCCAACTATCTTCAGGGAATGTACAGGGAGCAGCATATTAAACAGATGGATCTTAATAACGATTTATTATTTACTTATAAAAATACATTTAAAGATTTTGATTTCAGTGCATCAGTAGGAGGAAATATCCGTTATTCCGAATACACGATGTATGATTATCTCGCCGACGGTCTTTTGAAGCCGGGAGTTTATACACTGCCCAATGGCATTGCCAACATTACAAAATTTGCAACTCCAAACGATAAGCAGGTCAATAGTGCCTATGGTTTGGTGACTTTGGGGTATCAGAATAAGATCTTCCTTGACCTTACGGCAAGAAATGATTGGAGCAGCACACTTCCTAAAAACAACAGATCCTATTTTTATCCTTCAGCAGGGCTTTCTTTTATTCTTTCAGACATATTCAAACTTAGCTCAAACCAGTTCAATTACTGGAAATTAAGGGCTTCCTGGTCAAAGGTTGGAAATGACACAAGCCCTTATAAACTTATAAAATATTATAACAACAGTGTGTTCTCCGGATCAGTAGAGGCTCCCTCTTTATTTCCTAATCCTAACCTGAGACCTGAGATGCTTACCAATATTGAAGCCGGAATGGATTTCAGTATAATTAAAAACAGGATCAGCTATTCCATTACCGCATACCAGAACAATTCTAAGGACCAGATCGTTGATATCCCGGCTCTGTATGAAACAGGATATAGTAAAAGAACCATCAACGCAGGGGAGATACGAAACAGGGGATTGGAAATGACTTTAAATACCTTTCCCGTTAAAAATAAAAATTTCTCGTGGAGTGTAAATGCGAACTGGTCAATGAACAGAAATAAGATCCTTTCACTTCCGGATGAATTTCAAGGACAGCCTTATACTTTAGGCAGTGTAGGTGGAGTGGTGTATTATAATGCAGTAGTTGGTGGATCATTGGGAGATATGTATGGCTATGGACTGATGTATTCACCTGACGGACAGGTTTTATATGGAAGTGACGGCTTAACAGCGAAGCCAACTGAGATGAAAAAGATAGGAAATGCATATCCGAAATGGAGGGCCGGTCTTCAAAACGAGTTCAGATACAAGAATTTTACCGTCAGCTTTTCTTTTGACGGACAATACAAAGGAATGGCCTATTCCCAGTCGCATCACAAAATGACTGAACAGGGCAAATTAACGCATACCCTGATCGGAAGAGATAATCCGAATGGTCTGATCGTAGGAGAAGGAGTGGTACAAAATCCTGACGGATCTTACTCACCAAACACCAAAGGTGTCGCCGTTTCGGCTTATTACGCTGATTATTACAGAAGAGCCAATGTAGAAACCAACTCATTTGATACCTCTTTTGTCAAATTAAGGGATGCAAGAATATCTTATACTTTTCCTAAAAGTGTAACGGAGCAGCTTAAACTGACCGATCTTACAATAGCATTATTTGGAAGAAATCTTTGGATGTGGACAAAGTTCCCGTTATTCGATCCTGAAGCTGCAACTCTTAATGACAGCCAGATTACACCGGGAGTGGAAATGGGACAGCTGCCTACGGCCAGAACAGTGGGAATTCAGCTTAATGTTAAATTTTAAAATTGAAAATCATGAAAAAATTATTACTCAACATATTATTAATTTCAGGAATAGTTCTTATCCCTGTTTCCTGCAGCAGAAGTCTTGATGAAGTAAATATTGACGAAAGCAGGATAAGTGATCCGGTAGCGGCTAAATTACTTGTTCCTATTCAATATAACATGGCTTCCGTTAATTACATGCGAGCCAATGATTTTACGTTTGACATTATGCAGGTGTCACTTGATTTTCCGAATGAAGGAAATTCGTTGAGCCGGTATTATATTACCGAAAATACAGGAGCCGGATTCTGGAATAACTCATATAAATGGCTGAAACAGGTAAAAGACCTGAAAGAGGCAGCAATAGTAGAAAAAGACCAGAATTATCAGGCTATTGCTATGGTATTAAATGCCTGGATTTATTCCAATCTTACAGATACCTATGGTGATATTCCCTTTACTGAAGCTTCAAGATTAGACGATGGGATATCACAGCCTAAATTTGATAAACAAAAAGACATTTATATTCGATTGCTGGATGATCTGAAAGCAGCCAATGCACTTTTTATTACCAATAAGCCACTTACAGGGAATGATCTTTTCTATAAGGCAGAATCGGATGCCAATGGGATTATAAACTGGAAGAAGTTTTGTAATTCTTTGTCGTTGAGGTTGCTGACAAGAATCCTGAAGAAAAACGGAGAAGTAAATGTTCATCAGCGAATTCAGGAGATTGTAAATGATCCTGCCACATATCCTCTCTTTCAAAATAACAATGAGACAGCAAAGCTCAATATTACAGGAGTATCACCACTTCTTCCTCCTATTGCAAGGCCTCAGGATTTTACTACAGGAAGAGCGGCTTCGGAATTTTTTGTAGAAGCTCTGAAAGCGAATAACGATCCACGTCTGGCTATGTTTTTCGGCCAGGCTAAAGATATTGCCAGCCAGCAGAATATAGGGTATAAAGGTGCTCCATCAGGTTATGCTTATGGAACGATATTCAGTTATCAACCGTCCAATATGAATCAGAATCTAGCAAAAGCTCCGCTGAATATTCTCATTTATCCTTATGCAGAACTGCAGTTCATCCTTTCGGAATTAGCAAACAAAGGAATCATTCAGGGAAATGCCCAGACCTTTTATGAAAATGGGGTAAAGGCTGCAATAGAACAATGGGGAGCTGTTGTACCTGCAAATTATTTTGCGAATCCGAATGTCGCTTATAATGGAAATATCGACAGGATTATGCTTCAGAAATATATTGCATTGTTCTTTGTAGATCA
The sequence above is drawn from the Chryseobacterium daecheongense genome and encodes:
- a CDS encoding glycerophosphodiester phosphodiesterase family protein — encoded protein: MKNFILGLAVLSTVAMKAQTQIIAHRGYWQTQPPTTENSLKSLENAQKLKIYGAEFDVRMTKDGVLVVNHDEHHGKMEISETDFKELEKVKLSNGENFPTLKDYLKQGKKDKSLRLIVEIKPDKTKEKEDELVQKTIKTIKDLKLESQSEFISFSLNICKEIKKAEPKFKVQYLNGELSPEQIKNEGLDGMDYHYSVFDKNPTWISEAKELGLITNSWTVNDIAVYEKLKSQGIGFITTNIPDQLKGK
- a CDS encoding carboxypeptidase-like regulatory domain-containing protein codes for the protein MRKVKIVLGLLFLSFGTMAYAQTTQASITGKITGTKAQEKVKVTIVNESTGFRTETETNSKGEYIFKEIPLGGPYTVIVNDEKREGYNVNFGDQVTVDVNLGDHEKVIETVVVTGNLKNKIGNLGAATAISAKNMGILPVNGRNFTNLTELSPLSGKGGNLSGQLGSSTNFTIDGMTAKNPTSAGSTTSRSGAPYSISIEAVREFKITTNQYDVTLGRSGGGTVSAVTKSGTNTFTGSAWEYLRTGWLSSKYDIRGNERVNDFSTSQFGVSLGGPIIKNKLHFFAAWDHQLDSRPLIIADVRTKDDALRFNVTNETLNQVLNIGRAKYGVGNTPQFGSFDKVRNSDAGFLRLDWQINPKNLLTLRNNFTYDFNKNGLADNTAINFFESYGNDKNLDNSLLLTLRSNLKSNLTNELKAQYLYTYQNSYQNNQLGHAVPRAIVERVPSTIDGKDLTTNIQIGGHRFGQESFRNNVFQIVDNLYYNTDKIKYTAGIDLMYTKSKSIYGSEVNGRFQFLGIDNFNNLTPYRFYREVPLMDDPSVKSNIWNVGVYGQIQTKIAKGLDLMAGLRLDYGGYPKAELNQKLYDQMGIRTDNRIKSFVIQPRFQFDWNINEESKDFLKFGAGIFSSDINNYMVINNLVFDGRHLATVDVTGKDVPVPNFTSYRNDYGTVPTLSQYQIPTINYTGKDAKIPIVYKANISYTHFFNERFRAGVAAYAALGRNNYFYYDRNMVANPYFTLNNEGGRGVFVPLNTVNANGTVDWKAGRINNNFGRVLELVSDGKVNQFSFVFDTSYRYYKDGEITASYTWSDIKDNTSYNGNVANSATLSTMVESDPRNLRMTYSDNQFRNKVVLYGNSPTFFGFTVGIRYSGIGGTRFSVTSGGNTNGDFVDTNDLAYIFPNLTQTLIDNPEVGKALKNYISDYNNKIAERNGGKNGFYGVWDIRIAKKIKFEKIGGFELSVDIFNVANLLNKEWGVNKSYGNTALYRITGFDAATQQYQYKLNTSGLEPLSGNPYQIQLGAKYTF